One genomic window of uncultured Fusobacterium sp. includes the following:
- a CDS encoding pseudouridine synthase, which produces MRINKYLASLGIGSRREIDKLIEEGKIKVNGEVISAGIKVTDNDTIEVKGKKITKETEKKVYYMLNKPLEVLSSAKDDRGRKTVVDIIKCKERIFPIGRLDYNTTGLILLTNDGELFNRVIHPRSEVYKEYYVKVLGEIKDSSIKTLEDGVELEDGVTLPAYVKVLSRERGKSELIISIREGRNRQVRRMMDAVKHPVVILRRERIGKLSLGKLKIGEYRELTESEVKYLYSL; this is translated from the coding sequence ATTAGAATAAATAAGTACCTTGCCTCTTTAGGAATAGGTTCAAGAAGAGAGATAGATAAGCTTATAGAAGAGGGTAAAATAAAAGTAAATGGAGAAGTAATATCAGCTGGAATAAAAGTTACTGACAATGATACAATAGAGGTAAAAGGGAAAAAAATTACTAAAGAAACAGAGAAAAAAGTTTATTATATGTTGAATAAACCTCTTGAAGTATTAAGTTCTGCTAAAGATGATAGAGGGAGAAAAACAGTAGTTGATATAATAAAATGTAAAGAAAGAATATTTCCAATAGGAAGATTAGATTATAATACTACTGGACTTATACTTCTTACAAATGATGGAGAACTATTTAATAGAGTAATACATCCACGTTCAGAAGTATATAAAGAGTATTATGTAAAAGTTCTAGGAGAGATTAAAGATAGTTCTATAAAAACTCTTGAAGATGGAGTAGAGCTTGAAGATGGAGTGACATTACCAGCTTATGTAAAGGTTCTTTCAAGAGAAAGAGGAAAAAGTGAACTTATAATCTCTATAAGAGAGGGAAGAAATAGACAGGTAAGAAGAATGATGGATGCAGTAAAACATCCAGTAGTTATTCTTAGACGTGAAAGAATAGGTAAGTTATCTTTAGGAAAACTAAAGATAGGAGAGTACAGAGAACTTACT
- the scpB gene encoding SMC-Scp complex subunit ScpB, translating to MEIKNKIEAILLLGGDEVKIRELSKFFSIPLEDTMKILEELKEERRETGINIEITGELVSLVTNPIYGEVINSFFEQESKPKKLSGAALETLSIIAYRQPITKGEIEAIRGVSVDRIIQNMEEKKFVRICGKKETIGRPNLYEVTDKFLGYIGIKNIEELPNYFEVRGGNEDGRD from the coding sequence ATGGAAATTAAAAATAAAATTGAGGCAATTCTTCTTTTAGGAGGAGATGAAGTAAAAATAAGAGAACTTTCTAAATTTTTCTCTATCCCTTTGGAAGATACAATGAAAATTTTAGAAGAGTTAAAAGAGGAGAGAAGAGAGACTGGAATCAATATAGAAATAACTGGTGAATTAGTAAGCTTGGTTACTAATCCAATATATGGTGAGGTAATAAATAGTTTTTTTGAACAAGAGTCTAAACCTAAAAAACTGTCAGGGGCAGCATTAGAGACATTGTCAATAATTGCTTACCGTCAACCAATAACAAAGGGAGAAATAGAAGCTATTAGAGGAGTTTCAGTAGATAGAATTATTCAAAATATGGAAGAGAAAAAATTTGTAAGGATTTGTGGGAAAAAAGAAACAATAGGGAGACCAAATCTTTATGAAGTAACAGATAAATTTTTAGGATATATAGGGATAAAAAATATAGAAGAACTGCCTAACTATTTTGAAGTGAGAGGAGGGAATGAAGATGGAAGAGATTAG